From the Cydia pomonella isolate Wapato2018A chromosome 11, ilCydPomo1, whole genome shotgun sequence genome, one window contains:
- the LOC133522757 gene encoding protein Son-like isoform X1: protein MTSLIDKIELLIKREKTTPERKKKEEASKSSSEILSELFSAFNADPPKIDEASLKKSKKSKKKHKKEKKKRSRSSSSSNSDDSDYSPKHKKRKKSKSKKKRDRSRSSTPSKSNIPPKIKADLEAIRIKNESGRVSSADFRHEIKLKTEPKEVQHRRVSIKIEEPHNYSVDVSNFDASLIPMPDSPKHEDLRQKLDGKKQEAEDKSKSKIQIKNLKFSAVFEETVKKAEEEARKKAEKFEEGEYTDSSSSSEKPEVPNAEFPKSSDPGGILKKQAAEESKVSDEDRSHSKRSKESSHKSSRRDRSRSRRRSVSKSRRSRSRSASRRRRRSRSRGHERSRRRSRSRSRERDRDRHERDRHRPRHVSPRHRGRRSRSPTGVKLADSEKKRLLEVARRNAINMLKNGAVPAGAAALPPHTRNQVMAAIQSGGKSVDELTDFCKHLSKKEALGELSSVSSHDEDMSENEDTLAFHHPFLVKEKAPIVMNIRGGAPLPIKTNPLPIANKEELRLQFPVSSGSQHREKASEWVPVSPPKKDMQVAKLNSKTTAVKPAAIAPVETPVPKAAPLALPAPPPPPAPAPVPAPAPVPAAPLVAPPPYMKGFTTGTQLASVPTVPALPAPGPQAYPPGIEPPKVIDVASIVSQKLLMIRKEQEQNELSTTRGSSAHQFGWSTKAGQFTGSTGAQILTPKELASGTQAWAKKDQLMRAAPVGGGMGMHLLQKMGWTPGQGLGKEGTGTLQPLLLEVKLDTRGLQAKEEVSTRNNKGMKVQRQPRRGGAAPALVAGGKHPVSLLGEYCSKQKLGPPEYNLCFECGPDHKKNFLFKVRVAGVEYQPAVASANKKQAKADAAQLALQKLGIVTP from the exons atgacgAGTTTAATTGACAAAATAGAGTTGCTAATTAAGAGGGAAAAGACCACGCCGGAgcgaaagaaaaaagaagaagCTTCAAAATCCTCCAGTGAAATTCTTTCAGAGCTATTCAGTGCCTTCAACGCCGATCCTCCCAAAATCGATGAAGCTTCTCTGAAGAAATCAAAGAAAAGCAAAAAGAAACACaagaaagagaaaaagaaaCGGAGTCGGAGCAGTAGTAGCAGCAATTCTGATGATAGCGACTACTCTCCCAAGCACAAGAAAAGGAAAAAGAGCAAGTCTAAAAAAAAGCGCGATAGGTCACGGTCTAGCACTCCTAGTAAAAGCAACATACCTCCTAAAATTAAAGCTGATTTAGAGGCGATAAGAATCAAAAATGAGTCCGGCCGCGTTAGTTCTGCTGATTTTCGGCAcgaaattaaacttaaaacagAACCTAAAGAAGTACAACACCGGAGAGTCTCTATCAAAATAGAAGAGCCGCACAACTACAGCGTCGATGTTTCAAACTTTGATGCTAGTCTTATTCCTATGCCAGATTCTCCTAAACATGAAGACCTACGTCAAAAGTTAGACGGTAAAAAACAAGAAGCGGAAGACAAGTCAAAGAGTAAAATTCAAATTAAGAACTTGAAGTTTAGTGCAGTTTTCGAGGAGACTGTTAAGAAAGCCGAGGAAGAAGCCAGGAAGAAAGCTGAGAAGTTTGAAGAAGGTGAATACACAGACTCATCCAGCAGTAGTGAGAAACCAGAAGTTCCCAATGCAGAGTTCCCCAAATCCTCAGATCCTGGAGGTATACTTAAGAAGCAAGCAGCAGAAGAGTCTAAAGT ttCAGATGAAGATAGGAGCCACTCTAAGAGATCCAAAGAAAGCTCCCACAAATCTTCAAGAAGGGACAGAAGCAGATCCAGAAGAAG GTCCGTCAGCAAGTCCCGCCGCTCCCGCTCCCGGTCCGCctctcgccgccgccgccgctctcGCTCGCGCGGCCACGAGCGGTCGCGGCGCCGCTCGCGCTCGCGGTCGCGGGAGCGGGACCGAGACCGACACGAGCGCGACAGGCACCGGCCGAGGCATGTGTCGCCGAGACACAGGGGGAGGAGGTCCAG GTCGCCAACCGGGGTGAAACTAGCAGACAGCGAGAAGAAGCGTCTTCTAGAAGTAGCGAGAAGGAACGCCATCAATATGCTCAAGAATGGCGCCGTACCGGCCGGCGCGGCCGCGTTGCCGCCGCACACTAGGAACCAGGTCATGGCCGCCATACAGTCCGGAG GTAAATCAGTGGACGAGCTAACTGATTTCTGCAAGCACTTATCAAAAAAAGAAGCCCTCGGAGAACTGTCCTCCGTCTCTTCTCACGATGAAGACATGAGCGAGAACGAAGATACACTCGCCTTCCATCATCCGTTCCTAGTCAAAGAGAAGGCTCCTATTGTTATGAATATAAGG GGTGGAGCACCCCTCCCGATCAAGACCAATCCACTGCCAATAGCCAACAAGGAAGAGCTGCGACTGCAGTTCCCCGTGTCCTCAGGGTCGCAACACAGGGAAAAGGCTTCGGAATGGGTACCTGTTTCACCGCCAAAGAAAGATATG CAAGTTGCGAAACTGAACTCGAAAACGACAGCCGTCAAACCTGCTGCAATCGCTCCTGTGGAAACTCCTGTGCCTAA AGCGGCCCCGCTGGcgctgcccgcgccgccgccgccgcccgcacCCGCGCCCgtgcccgcgcccgcgcccgtgCCTGCTGCGCCGCTGGTGGCGCCGCCGCCCTACATGAAGGGCTTCACCACGGGCACGC aacTAGCTTCAGTCCCGACAGTACCGGCATTGCCAGCCCCCGGACCCCAAGCCTACCCACCGGGAATTGAACCTCCGAAAGTTATT GACGTCGCGTCGATCGTATCACAGAAGCTGCTAATGATCAGAAAGGAGCAAGAACAGAACGAGTTGTCTACCACTCGTGGC TCGTCTGCCCACCAGTTCGGCTGGTCGACCAAGGCGGGCCAGTTCACGGGCTCCACGGGCGCGCAGATCCTCACGCCCAAGGAGCTCGCCAGCGGCACGCAGGCCTGGGCCAAGAAG gATCAACTCATGAGGGCAGCACCAGTAGGAGGGGGGATGGGCATGCACCTCCTCCAGAAAATGGGATGGACCCCGGGCCAAGGGCTCGGAAAAGAGGGCACGGGGACCCTCCAACCGTTACTCTTAGAGGTCAAACTGGACACAAGAGGTCTGCAGGCTAAAGAAGAGGTCAGTACGAGGAACAACAAAGGA ATGAAAGTTCAACGTCAGCCGCGGAGGGGCGGCGCAGCGCCTGCGTTAGTAGCGGGCGGGAAACATCCTGTATCTTTACTTGGGGAGTACTGCTCGAAACAAAAACTCGGCCCGCCCGAGTATAATCTGTGCTTCGAGTGTGGCCCTGATCATAAGAAGAACTTCTTGTTTAAG GTTAGAGTAGCCGGCGTGGAATACCAGCCGGCGGTGGCGAGCGCCAACAAGAAACAGGCCAAAGCTGATGCTGCGCAACTGGCGCTACAGAAACTAGGCATCGTTACCCCTTAA
- the LOC133522757 gene encoding protein Son-like isoform X2: MTSLIDKIELLIKREKTTPERKKKEEASKSSSEILSELFSAFNADPPKIDEASLKKSKKSKKKHKKEKKKRSRSSSSSNSDDSDYSPKHKKRKKSKSKKKRDRSRSSTPSKSNIPPKIKADLEAIRIKNESGRVSSADFRHEIKLKTEPKEVQHRRVSIKIEEPHNYSVDVSNFDASLIPMPDSPKHEDLRQKLDGKKQEAEDKSKSKIQIKNLKFSAVFEETVKKAEEEARKKAEKFEEGEYTDSSSSSEKPEVPNAEFPKSSDPGGILKKQAAEESKVSDEDRSHSKRSKESSHKSSRRDRSRSRRRSVSKSRRSRSRSASRRRRRSRSRGHERSRRRSRSRSRERDRDRHERDRHRPRHVSPRHRGRRSRSPTGVKLADSEKKRLLEVARRNAINMLKNGAVPAGAAALPPHTRNQVMAAIQSGGKSVDELTDFCKHLSKKEALGELSSVSSHDEDMSENEDTLAFHHPFLVKEKAPIVMNIRGGAPLPIKTNPLPIANKEELRLQFPVSSGSQHREKASEWVPVSPPKKDMQVAKLNSKTTAVKPAAIAPVETPVPKAAPLALPAPPPPPAPAPVPAPAPVPAAPLVAPPPYMKGFTTGTQLASVPTVPALPAPGPQAYPPGIEPPKVIDVASIVSQKLLMIRKEQEQNELSTTRGFGWSTKAGQFTGSTGAQILTPKELASGTQAWAKKDQLMRAAPVGGGMGMHLLQKMGWTPGQGLGKEGTGTLQPLLLEVKLDTRGLQAKEEVSTRNNKGMKVQRQPRRGGAAPALVAGGKHPVSLLGEYCSKQKLGPPEYNLCFECGPDHKKNFLFKVRVAGVEYQPAVASANKKQAKADAAQLALQKLGIVTP, from the exons atgacgAGTTTAATTGACAAAATAGAGTTGCTAATTAAGAGGGAAAAGACCACGCCGGAgcgaaagaaaaaagaagaagCTTCAAAATCCTCCAGTGAAATTCTTTCAGAGCTATTCAGTGCCTTCAACGCCGATCCTCCCAAAATCGATGAAGCTTCTCTGAAGAAATCAAAGAAAAGCAAAAAGAAACACaagaaagagaaaaagaaaCGGAGTCGGAGCAGTAGTAGCAGCAATTCTGATGATAGCGACTACTCTCCCAAGCACAAGAAAAGGAAAAAGAGCAAGTCTAAAAAAAAGCGCGATAGGTCACGGTCTAGCACTCCTAGTAAAAGCAACATACCTCCTAAAATTAAAGCTGATTTAGAGGCGATAAGAATCAAAAATGAGTCCGGCCGCGTTAGTTCTGCTGATTTTCGGCAcgaaattaaacttaaaacagAACCTAAAGAAGTACAACACCGGAGAGTCTCTATCAAAATAGAAGAGCCGCACAACTACAGCGTCGATGTTTCAAACTTTGATGCTAGTCTTATTCCTATGCCAGATTCTCCTAAACATGAAGACCTACGTCAAAAGTTAGACGGTAAAAAACAAGAAGCGGAAGACAAGTCAAAGAGTAAAATTCAAATTAAGAACTTGAAGTTTAGTGCAGTTTTCGAGGAGACTGTTAAGAAAGCCGAGGAAGAAGCCAGGAAGAAAGCTGAGAAGTTTGAAGAAGGTGAATACACAGACTCATCCAGCAGTAGTGAGAAACCAGAAGTTCCCAATGCAGAGTTCCCCAAATCCTCAGATCCTGGAGGTATACTTAAGAAGCAAGCAGCAGAAGAGTCTAAAGT ttCAGATGAAGATAGGAGCCACTCTAAGAGATCCAAAGAAAGCTCCCACAAATCTTCAAGAAGGGACAGAAGCAGATCCAGAAGAAG GTCCGTCAGCAAGTCCCGCCGCTCCCGCTCCCGGTCCGCctctcgccgccgccgccgctctcGCTCGCGCGGCCACGAGCGGTCGCGGCGCCGCTCGCGCTCGCGGTCGCGGGAGCGGGACCGAGACCGACACGAGCGCGACAGGCACCGGCCGAGGCATGTGTCGCCGAGACACAGGGGGAGGAGGTCCAG GTCGCCAACCGGGGTGAAACTAGCAGACAGCGAGAAGAAGCGTCTTCTAGAAGTAGCGAGAAGGAACGCCATCAATATGCTCAAGAATGGCGCCGTACCGGCCGGCGCGGCCGCGTTGCCGCCGCACACTAGGAACCAGGTCATGGCCGCCATACAGTCCGGAG GTAAATCAGTGGACGAGCTAACTGATTTCTGCAAGCACTTATCAAAAAAAGAAGCCCTCGGAGAACTGTCCTCCGTCTCTTCTCACGATGAAGACATGAGCGAGAACGAAGATACACTCGCCTTCCATCATCCGTTCCTAGTCAAAGAGAAGGCTCCTATTGTTATGAATATAAGG GGTGGAGCACCCCTCCCGATCAAGACCAATCCACTGCCAATAGCCAACAAGGAAGAGCTGCGACTGCAGTTCCCCGTGTCCTCAGGGTCGCAACACAGGGAAAAGGCTTCGGAATGGGTACCTGTTTCACCGCCAAAGAAAGATATG CAAGTTGCGAAACTGAACTCGAAAACGACAGCCGTCAAACCTGCTGCAATCGCTCCTGTGGAAACTCCTGTGCCTAA AGCGGCCCCGCTGGcgctgcccgcgccgccgccgccgcccgcacCCGCGCCCgtgcccgcgcccgcgcccgtgCCTGCTGCGCCGCTGGTGGCGCCGCCGCCCTACATGAAGGGCTTCACCACGGGCACGC aacTAGCTTCAGTCCCGACAGTACCGGCATTGCCAGCCCCCGGACCCCAAGCCTACCCACCGGGAATTGAACCTCCGAAAGTTATT GACGTCGCGTCGATCGTATCACAGAAGCTGCTAATGATCAGAAAGGAGCAAGAACAGAACGAGTTGTCTACCACTCGTGGC TTCGGCTGGTCGACCAAGGCGGGCCAGTTCACGGGCTCCACGGGCGCGCAGATCCTCACGCCCAAGGAGCTCGCCAGCGGCACGCAGGCCTGGGCCAAGAAG gATCAACTCATGAGGGCAGCACCAGTAGGAGGGGGGATGGGCATGCACCTCCTCCAGAAAATGGGATGGACCCCGGGCCAAGGGCTCGGAAAAGAGGGCACGGGGACCCTCCAACCGTTACTCTTAGAGGTCAAACTGGACACAAGAGGTCTGCAGGCTAAAGAAGAGGTCAGTACGAGGAACAACAAAGGA ATGAAAGTTCAACGTCAGCCGCGGAGGGGCGGCGCAGCGCCTGCGTTAGTAGCGGGCGGGAAACATCCTGTATCTTTACTTGGGGAGTACTGCTCGAAACAAAAACTCGGCCCGCCCGAGTATAATCTGTGCTTCGAGTGTGGCCCTGATCATAAGAAGAACTTCTTGTTTAAG GTTAGAGTAGCCGGCGTGGAATACCAGCCGGCGGTGGCGAGCGCCAACAAGAAACAGGCCAAAGCTGATGCTGCGCAACTGGCGCTACAGAAACTAGGCATCGTTACCCCTTAA
- the LOC133522757 gene encoding protein Son-like isoform X3, with amino-acid sequence MTSLIDKIELLIKREKTTPERKKKEEASKSSSEILSELFSAFNADPPKIDEASLKKSKKSKKKHKKEKKKRSRSSSSSNSDDSDYSPKHKKRKKSKSKKKRDRSRSSTPSKSNIPPKIKADLEAIRIKNESGRVSSADFRHEIKLKTEPKEVQHRRVSIKIEEPHNYSVDVSNFDASLIPMPDSPKHEDLRQKLDGKKQEAEDKSKSKIQIKNLKFSAVFEETVKKAEEEARKKAEKFEEGEYTDSSSSSEKPEVPNAEFPKSSDPGGILKKQAAEESKVSDEDRSHSKRSKESSHKSSRRDRSRSRRRSVSKSRRSRSRSASRRRRRSRSRGHERSRRRSRSRSRERDRDRHERDRHRPRHVSPRHRGRRSRSPTGVKLADSEKKRLLEVARRNAINMLKNGAVPAGAAALPPHTRNQVMAAIQSGGKSVDELTDFCKHLSKKEALGELSSVSSHDEDMSENEDTLAFHHPFLVKEKAPIVMNIRGGAPLPIKTNPLPIANKEELRLQFPVSSGSQHREKASEWVPVSPPKKDMQVAKLNSKTTAVKPAAIAPVETPVPKAAPLALPAPPPPPAPAPVPAPAPVPAAPLVAPPPYMKGFTTGTQLASVPTVPALPAPGPQAYPPGIEPPKVIDVASIVSQKLLMIRKEQEQNELSTTRGSSAHQFGWSTKAGQFTGSTGAQILTPKELASGTQAWAKKLLSDKEIRALR; translated from the exons atgacgAGTTTAATTGACAAAATAGAGTTGCTAATTAAGAGGGAAAAGACCACGCCGGAgcgaaagaaaaaagaagaagCTTCAAAATCCTCCAGTGAAATTCTTTCAGAGCTATTCAGTGCCTTCAACGCCGATCCTCCCAAAATCGATGAAGCTTCTCTGAAGAAATCAAAGAAAAGCAAAAAGAAACACaagaaagagaaaaagaaaCGGAGTCGGAGCAGTAGTAGCAGCAATTCTGATGATAGCGACTACTCTCCCAAGCACAAGAAAAGGAAAAAGAGCAAGTCTAAAAAAAAGCGCGATAGGTCACGGTCTAGCACTCCTAGTAAAAGCAACATACCTCCTAAAATTAAAGCTGATTTAGAGGCGATAAGAATCAAAAATGAGTCCGGCCGCGTTAGTTCTGCTGATTTTCGGCAcgaaattaaacttaaaacagAACCTAAAGAAGTACAACACCGGAGAGTCTCTATCAAAATAGAAGAGCCGCACAACTACAGCGTCGATGTTTCAAACTTTGATGCTAGTCTTATTCCTATGCCAGATTCTCCTAAACATGAAGACCTACGTCAAAAGTTAGACGGTAAAAAACAAGAAGCGGAAGACAAGTCAAAGAGTAAAATTCAAATTAAGAACTTGAAGTTTAGTGCAGTTTTCGAGGAGACTGTTAAGAAAGCCGAGGAAGAAGCCAGGAAGAAAGCTGAGAAGTTTGAAGAAGGTGAATACACAGACTCATCCAGCAGTAGTGAGAAACCAGAAGTTCCCAATGCAGAGTTCCCCAAATCCTCAGATCCTGGAGGTATACTTAAGAAGCAAGCAGCAGAAGAGTCTAAAGT ttCAGATGAAGATAGGAGCCACTCTAAGAGATCCAAAGAAAGCTCCCACAAATCTTCAAGAAGGGACAGAAGCAGATCCAGAAGAAG GTCCGTCAGCAAGTCCCGCCGCTCCCGCTCCCGGTCCGCctctcgccgccgccgccgctctcGCTCGCGCGGCCACGAGCGGTCGCGGCGCCGCTCGCGCTCGCGGTCGCGGGAGCGGGACCGAGACCGACACGAGCGCGACAGGCACCGGCCGAGGCATGTGTCGCCGAGACACAGGGGGAGGAGGTCCAG GTCGCCAACCGGGGTGAAACTAGCAGACAGCGAGAAGAAGCGTCTTCTAGAAGTAGCGAGAAGGAACGCCATCAATATGCTCAAGAATGGCGCCGTACCGGCCGGCGCGGCCGCGTTGCCGCCGCACACTAGGAACCAGGTCATGGCCGCCATACAGTCCGGAG GTAAATCAGTGGACGAGCTAACTGATTTCTGCAAGCACTTATCAAAAAAAGAAGCCCTCGGAGAACTGTCCTCCGTCTCTTCTCACGATGAAGACATGAGCGAGAACGAAGATACACTCGCCTTCCATCATCCGTTCCTAGTCAAAGAGAAGGCTCCTATTGTTATGAATATAAGG GGTGGAGCACCCCTCCCGATCAAGACCAATCCACTGCCAATAGCCAACAAGGAAGAGCTGCGACTGCAGTTCCCCGTGTCCTCAGGGTCGCAACACAGGGAAAAGGCTTCGGAATGGGTACCTGTTTCACCGCCAAAGAAAGATATG CAAGTTGCGAAACTGAACTCGAAAACGACAGCCGTCAAACCTGCTGCAATCGCTCCTGTGGAAACTCCTGTGCCTAA AGCGGCCCCGCTGGcgctgcccgcgccgccgccgccgcccgcacCCGCGCCCgtgcccgcgcccgcgcccgtgCCTGCTGCGCCGCTGGTGGCGCCGCCGCCCTACATGAAGGGCTTCACCACGGGCACGC aacTAGCTTCAGTCCCGACAGTACCGGCATTGCCAGCCCCCGGACCCCAAGCCTACCCACCGGGAATTGAACCTCCGAAAGTTATT GACGTCGCGTCGATCGTATCACAGAAGCTGCTAATGATCAGAAAGGAGCAAGAACAGAACGAGTTGTCTACCACTCGTGGC TCGTCTGCCCACCAGTTCGGCTGGTCGACCAAGGCGGGCCAGTTCACGGGCTCCACGGGCGCGCAGATCCTCACGCCCAAGGAGCTCGCCAGCGGCACGCAGGCCTGGGCCAAGAAG CTTTTAAGTGATAAGGAGATCCGCGCACTACGCTAG
- the LOC133522757 gene encoding protein Son-like isoform X4 has protein sequence MTSLIDKIELLIKREKTTPERKKKEEASKSSSEILSELFSAFNADPPKIDEASLKKSKKSKKKHKKEKKKRSRSSSSSNSDDSDYSPKHKKRKKSKSKKKRDRSRSSTPSKSNIPPKIKADLEAIRIKNESGRVSSADFRHEIKLKTEPKEVQHRRVSIKIEEPHNYSVDVSNFDASLIPMPDSPKHEDLRQKLDGKKQEAEDKSKSKIQIKNLKFSAVFEETVKKAEEEARKKAEKFEEGEYTDSSSSSEKPEVPNAEFPKSSDPGGILKKQAAEESKVSDEDRSHSKRSKESSHKSSRRDRSRSRRRSVSKSRRSRSRSASRRRRRSRSRGHERSRRRSRSRSRERDRDRHERDRHRPRHVSPRHRGRRSRSPTGVKLADSEKKRLLEVARRNAINMLKNGAVPAGAAALPPHTRNQVMAAIQSGGKSVDELTDFCKHLSKKEALGELSSVSSHDEDMSENEDTLAFHHPFLVKEKAPIVMNIRGGAPLPIKTNPLPIANKEELRLQFPVSSGSQHREKASEWVPVSPPKKDMQVAKLNSKTTAVKPAAIAPVETPVPKAAPLALPAPPPPPAPAPVPAPAPVPAAPLVAPPPYMKGFTTGTQLASVPTVPALPAPGPQAYPPGIEPPKVIDVASIVSQKLLMIRKEQEQNELSTTRGFGWSTKAGQFTGSTGAQILTPKELASGTQAWAKKLLSDKEIRALR, from the exons atgacgAGTTTAATTGACAAAATAGAGTTGCTAATTAAGAGGGAAAAGACCACGCCGGAgcgaaagaaaaaagaagaagCTTCAAAATCCTCCAGTGAAATTCTTTCAGAGCTATTCAGTGCCTTCAACGCCGATCCTCCCAAAATCGATGAAGCTTCTCTGAAGAAATCAAAGAAAAGCAAAAAGAAACACaagaaagagaaaaagaaaCGGAGTCGGAGCAGTAGTAGCAGCAATTCTGATGATAGCGACTACTCTCCCAAGCACAAGAAAAGGAAAAAGAGCAAGTCTAAAAAAAAGCGCGATAGGTCACGGTCTAGCACTCCTAGTAAAAGCAACATACCTCCTAAAATTAAAGCTGATTTAGAGGCGATAAGAATCAAAAATGAGTCCGGCCGCGTTAGTTCTGCTGATTTTCGGCAcgaaattaaacttaaaacagAACCTAAAGAAGTACAACACCGGAGAGTCTCTATCAAAATAGAAGAGCCGCACAACTACAGCGTCGATGTTTCAAACTTTGATGCTAGTCTTATTCCTATGCCAGATTCTCCTAAACATGAAGACCTACGTCAAAAGTTAGACGGTAAAAAACAAGAAGCGGAAGACAAGTCAAAGAGTAAAATTCAAATTAAGAACTTGAAGTTTAGTGCAGTTTTCGAGGAGACTGTTAAGAAAGCCGAGGAAGAAGCCAGGAAGAAAGCTGAGAAGTTTGAAGAAGGTGAATACACAGACTCATCCAGCAGTAGTGAGAAACCAGAAGTTCCCAATGCAGAGTTCCCCAAATCCTCAGATCCTGGAGGTATACTTAAGAAGCAAGCAGCAGAAGAGTCTAAAGT ttCAGATGAAGATAGGAGCCACTCTAAGAGATCCAAAGAAAGCTCCCACAAATCTTCAAGAAGGGACAGAAGCAGATCCAGAAGAAG GTCCGTCAGCAAGTCCCGCCGCTCCCGCTCCCGGTCCGCctctcgccgccgccgccgctctcGCTCGCGCGGCCACGAGCGGTCGCGGCGCCGCTCGCGCTCGCGGTCGCGGGAGCGGGACCGAGACCGACACGAGCGCGACAGGCACCGGCCGAGGCATGTGTCGCCGAGACACAGGGGGAGGAGGTCCAG GTCGCCAACCGGGGTGAAACTAGCAGACAGCGAGAAGAAGCGTCTTCTAGAAGTAGCGAGAAGGAACGCCATCAATATGCTCAAGAATGGCGCCGTACCGGCCGGCGCGGCCGCGTTGCCGCCGCACACTAGGAACCAGGTCATGGCCGCCATACAGTCCGGAG GTAAATCAGTGGACGAGCTAACTGATTTCTGCAAGCACTTATCAAAAAAAGAAGCCCTCGGAGAACTGTCCTCCGTCTCTTCTCACGATGAAGACATGAGCGAGAACGAAGATACACTCGCCTTCCATCATCCGTTCCTAGTCAAAGAGAAGGCTCCTATTGTTATGAATATAAGG GGTGGAGCACCCCTCCCGATCAAGACCAATCCACTGCCAATAGCCAACAAGGAAGAGCTGCGACTGCAGTTCCCCGTGTCCTCAGGGTCGCAACACAGGGAAAAGGCTTCGGAATGGGTACCTGTTTCACCGCCAAAGAAAGATATG CAAGTTGCGAAACTGAACTCGAAAACGACAGCCGTCAAACCTGCTGCAATCGCTCCTGTGGAAACTCCTGTGCCTAA AGCGGCCCCGCTGGcgctgcccgcgccgccgccgccgcccgcacCCGCGCCCgtgcccgcgcccgcgcccgtgCCTGCTGCGCCGCTGGTGGCGCCGCCGCCCTACATGAAGGGCTTCACCACGGGCACGC aacTAGCTTCAGTCCCGACAGTACCGGCATTGCCAGCCCCCGGACCCCAAGCCTACCCACCGGGAATTGAACCTCCGAAAGTTATT GACGTCGCGTCGATCGTATCACAGAAGCTGCTAATGATCAGAAAGGAGCAAGAACAGAACGAGTTGTCTACCACTCGTGGC TTCGGCTGGTCGACCAAGGCGGGCCAGTTCACGGGCTCCACGGGCGCGCAGATCCTCACGCCCAAGGAGCTCGCCAGCGGCACGCAGGCCTGGGCCAAGAAG CTTTTAAGTGATAAGGAGATCCGCGCACTACGCTAG
- the LOC133522775 gene encoding iron-sulfur cluster assembly scaffold protein IscU — translation MAHLVSCLRRCVSLTNLNLFTSVQAVQTASYHERVIDHYENPRNVGSLDKKDKNVGTGLVGAPACGDVMKLQIKVDDDGKIIDAKFKTFGCGSAIASSSLATEWVKGKTVDEALKLKNTDIAKELSLPPVKLHCSMLAEDAIKAALSDYRIKQQDKK, via the exons ATGGCTCATCTCGTCTCCTGTCTACGCAGATGCGTTAGCCTTACTAATCTGAACCTGTTTACTAGTGTCCAGGCTGTTCAGACAGCATCTTACCACGAGCGG GTTATCGATCATTATGAGAACCCGCGTAACGTGGGGTCGCTAGATAAGAAGGATAAGAACGTTGGGACGGGTTTGGTAGGGGCACCTGCATGTGGCGACGTAATGAAATTGCAGATTAAAGTTGATGATGATGGGAAGATCATTGATGCCAAGTTTAAGACCTTCGGCTGCGGCTCGGCTATTGCCTCCAGTTCTCTGGCTACCGAGTGGGTGAAAGGCAAAACTGTAGACGAGGCATTAAAACTGAAGAACACAGATATCGCTAAGGAGCTCTCTTTGCCGCCTGTCAAGCTCCATTGCTCGA TGCTTGCTGAAGATGCCATCAAAGCAGCTCTTTCAGACTACAGGATCAAGCAACAggacaaaaagtaa